TGCTGTACCTCGTCGTCCTGGTCTTCGTGATCCTGCTGCTGATCCGGCTCGTCCTGGACTGGGTCCAGTTCTTCGCGCGCGAGTGGCGGCCGCGCGGCGTGGCGCTCGTCGTCGCCGAGGCGACCTACACGGTGACGGACCCGCCGCTGCGCGCGCTGCGGCGCATCCTGCCCCCGCTGACCATCGGGACCGTGCGCCTGGACCTCGCGTTCCTGGTCCTCATGCTCGCGTGCTACGTCCTGATGAACATCCTCAGCCGCATCTGAGAACCACGGGTCGGCCGCGTGTCCGGTTCGTCCGGTTCGTCGGCGACCCGAGCGACCGCGCGCCCCGGGCGGGCGTGGCGGGTCGCGTGCTCGTCCCGCAATGTCCGCTACCGTGAGCCGAGGCGGTCGGTGGACTGCCCACCGGCTTGACCAAGTGCGACCGAAGAGGTGACGACGATGGCACTGCTGACCGCAGACGACGTCCTGAACAAGAAGTTCCAGGCGACCAAGTTCAGAGAGGGGTACGACCAGGACGAGGTCGACGACTTCCTCGACGAGGTCGTCAACACCCTCCGGGACCTCCAGGGCGAGAACGACGACCTCAAGACGAAGCTCGCGGCGGCCGAGCGCCGGATCGCGGAGCTGAGCCGGGCCGGTGCGCAGCAGGCCGCCCCCGCGCCGAAGCCGCTGCCCGAGCCGGAGCCCGAGCGCCAGGTCGTCGCGGCGCCCATCGCGCCCGCGCCGGTCGCCGTGGCCCCGGTGCCGCAGGGCCGGCCCAACGAGCCGGAGTCCGCGACGGGCATGCTCGCCCTCGCGCAGAAGCTGCACGACGACTACGTGCGCAGCGGCCAGGAGGAGAGCGACCGGCTCATCTCCGAGGCCAAGTCGCAGGGCGCCCGGATCGTGCGTGAGGCCGAGGAGACGT
The Cellulomonas sp. NS3 DNA segment above includes these coding regions:
- a CDS encoding YggT family protein produces the protein MSLVADLLYLVVLVFVILLLIRLVLDWVQFFAREWRPRGVALVVAEATYTVTDPPLRALRRILPPLTIGTVRLDLAFLVLMLACYVLMNILSRI
- a CDS encoding DivIVA domain-containing protein, giving the protein MALLTADDVLNKKFQATKFREGYDQDEVDDFLDEVVNTLRDLQGENDDLKTKLAAAERRIAELSRAGAQQAAPAPKPLPEPEPERQVVAAPIAPAPVAVAPVPQGRPNEPESATGMLALAQKLHDDYVRSGQEESDRLISEAKSQGARIVREAEETSARTLGQLEQERSLLERKIDELRVFERDYRTRLKSYLENLLGDLDNRGSALPPRSGQNAQPVGEGRTL